A portion of the Candidatus Pristimantibacillus lignocellulolyticus genome contains these proteins:
- a CDS encoding tyrosine-type recombinase/integrase, with the protein MAIPTIRWAFKRLADRGEIKANVYTHRFRHTYACQLLDNGAQLDFIQGMLGHEKASNPQIYAQLLGERRRTLSAIFLA; encoded by the coding sequence ATGGCTATTCCTACGATCAGGTGGGCTTTTAAACGGCTGGCAGATCGGGGAGAAATCAAAGCAAATGTATATACCCATCGATTTAGACATACTTATGCGTGCCAGCTACTTGATAACGGTGCACAATTGGATTTCATCCAAGGTATGCTGGGGCATGAAAAAGCATCAAACCCGCAAATCTATGCCCAGCTCCTTGGTGAGCGCCGGAGAACTTTATCGGCGATTTTTTTAGCATGA
- a CDS encoding HD domain-containing protein produces the protein MKFVEDRLYAEHLLNEAAILNPGTWVQHSKNVAKAAEYIAIDLLKAGYEIDPNIAYTSGLLHDIGRYVGFTPSVIHALDGYLFMIDKGFEGTANVCVTHEIAISDLELINGWKEIPLHVQIQLSEIQNQIEWTIYDKLIRVCDALADDKGFSTIEKRIVSAAIRNGINSNSPISWKNYFTIKQEIENIIHKSIYRLLPNIEESIYTDMALIGTVRK, from the coding sequence ATGAAGTTTGTTGAAGATAGATTATATGCAGAGCATTTGTTAAATGAAGCAGCAATATTAAATCCTGGAACTTGGGTTCAACACTCAAAAAACGTGGCAAAGGCAGCCGAATATATAGCAATAGATTTACTAAAGGCTGGATACGAAATTGACCCAAATATAGCTTATACAAGTGGACTATTACATGATATTGGTCGGTATGTAGGTTTTACCCCTTCAGTCATTCATGCACTGGATGGTTATTTATTTATGATTGATAAGGGCTTCGAGGGCACTGCTAATGTTTGCGTTACGCATGAAATTGCAATATCAGATTTAGAGCTAATTAATGGTTGGAAGGAAATCCCCTTGCACGTACAAATACAATTAAGTGAGATACAAAATCAAATTGAATGGACTATCTATGACAAACTAATTAGAGTATGTGATGCATTAGCAGATGATAAGGGATTTTCAACAATAGAAAAGCGAATTGTGTCGGCTGCCATTAGAAATGGAATCAATTCTAATTCACCAATTTCATGGAAAAACTACTTCACTATTAAGCAAGAAATTGAAAATATTATACATAAATCAATTTACAGGTTGCTTCCTAATATTGAGGAATCTATATATACGGATATGGCGTTGATTGGAACAGTAAGAAAATAA
- a CDS encoding class I SAM-dependent methyltransferase — MNSKERFSDRVDSYVMYRPSYPKEAVDYLYDFVGLHSNSKIADIGSGTGIFSKLLLERGSYVTAVEPNQEMRLAAEKMLEKNPNFQTILSSAESTGLPDQSVEFIVCAQAFHWFDRLAAQNEFRRILQPGGRVILIWNSRLTNGTLFREEYDQLLHTYGNDYKKINHKNISRTMLLSFFKEGTMHEAKFRMSQEFDFEGLRGRLLSSSYSPVPGHPNYDPMMTELRNLFDRNKQDGIVLFDYETEIFWGEV; from the coding sequence ATGAACAGTAAAGAACGTTTTTCAGACCGGGTCGATTCATATGTAATGTACCGTCCTAGCTACCCGAAAGAGGCTGTTGATTATTTGTACGACTTCGTAGGTTTGCATTCGAACAGTAAAATAGCAGACATCGGTTCCGGAACAGGCATCTTTTCAAAGCTACTTCTGGAACGTGGAAGCTATGTGACCGCGGTCGAGCCGAATCAGGAAATGCGGTTAGCCGCAGAGAAAATGTTAGAAAAAAATCCGAATTTTCAGACTATATTGAGTTCTGCAGAATCTACTGGATTACCTGATCAGTCGGTTGAGTTTATTGTCTGTGCACAAGCGTTTCACTGGTTTGATCGTTTAGCTGCCCAAAACGAGTTCCGTAGAATTCTACAGCCAGGTGGGAGAGTAATACTAATCTGGAATTCCCGTCTTACAAACGGTACTTTATTTCGCGAAGAATACGATCAGCTGCTTCATACATACGGTAATGACTACAAAAAAATTAATCATAAAAATATTTCACGGACCATGCTTCTCTCTTTTTTCAAGGAAGGCACGATGCATGAAGCGAAATTCAGAATGAGTCAGGAGTTCGATTTCGAGGGCTTGAGAGGCCGGTTGCTATCCTCTTCCTACAGTCCTGTACCCGGGCATCCGAATTACGATCCGATGATGACGGAACTTCGAAATCTATTTGATAGGAATAAGCAAGATGGTATTGTTCTATTCGATTATGAAACTGAGATATTTTGGGGAGAAGTTTAA
- a CDS encoding SDR family oxidoreductase, with protein sequence MNILVLGATGRVGGQIVTYALQDRHNVTVLVRTPDKIQLANDNLTILQGNVLNNDDIALAMHGNDVVISALNTDGSNTLSESIPLIIKEMINEGIKRIITIGTAGILQSRTIPNLLRYQSSESKRKSTRAAEEHHRVFNLLRQSELEWTIVCPTFLPDGKRVGKYRIEQNLLPEGGIEISVTDTAEFAYNQIISTNYIKSRVGIAY encoded by the coding sequence ATGAATATTTTAGTTTTAGGGGCAACTGGACGAGTTGGAGGTCAAATAGTTACTTATGCTCTTCAGGACAGACATAATGTGACTGTATTAGTACGTACTCCAGATAAGATTCAACTAGCCAATGATAATTTAACTATTCTTCAAGGTAATGTTTTAAATAATGACGATATCGCACTCGCAATGCATGGGAATGATGTAGTCATTAGTGCACTAAATACAGATGGATCAAACACCTTATCAGAAAGCATACCTTTAATTATCAAAGAGATGATAAACGAAGGTATTAAACGAATTATTACTATTGGTACTGCCGGTATCTTGCAGAGTAGAACTATCCCAAATTTACTTCGTTATCAGTCCAGTGAATCAAAACGTAAATCTACACGTGCTGCAGAGGAACATCATAGAGTGTTTAATTTACTAAGACAATCAGAACTTGAGTGGACTATTGTCTGTCCGACGTTTTTACCAGATGGAAAACGAGTAGGCAAATACCGTATTGAACAGAATCTTTTACCTGAGGGTGGCATTGAAATTTCTGTTACTGATACTGCAGAATTTGCATACAACCAAATAATAAGTACCAATTATATAAAATCTCGTGTTGGGATTGCCTACTAA
- the hemG gene encoding protoporphyrinogen oxidase — MRSEETIDTVVVIGGGISGLSSAFYLQKLARESGQTIRIVLVEAGDHLGGKINTLHKEGFVIEKGPDSFLSRKLAIIDLAHDLAIEDELVATNPNASKTYIMNELRLHAMPPGLVLGIPTDIIRFLQSDLVSPAGKLAALADLLKEATPAERDESLGGFLARRIGKELVAKIAEPLLAGIYAGDLYKLSLNATFPQFAQSEKEFGSVILGSRHNKRVTNAQNQGKTPATFMTFRNGLATMVNALEKALSKITIKLNSKVERFEKTEQGYTVQLQDGEQLQAQAVIVTTPAFVSDKLLSPHINSEALANIRYVSVANVVMAFDKSNFDVDFDGSGFLVPRSEGLHITACTWTSNKWLHSSPEDKVLLRCYVGHSEDQLSVKLDDESLIAAVREDIRRSVGLTAEPLFTEITRLDHSMPQYPIGHVNAIRDMRIELSEKLPGVWVTGAAFDGVGLPDCIRQGKAGARIILDYLEDHAVKKRLI; from the coding sequence ATGCGGAGTGAAGAAACGATTGATACAGTTGTCGTGATAGGCGGAGGGATCAGCGGACTTAGCTCCGCTTTTTATTTACAAAAATTAGCTAGAGAAAGTGGTCAAACCATTCGCATAGTGTTAGTTGAAGCGGGTGATCATTTAGGCGGGAAAATTAATACGCTGCATAAAGAAGGATTTGTCATTGAAAAAGGTCCAGATTCTTTTCTATCTCGTAAATTAGCGATTATTGATCTAGCGCATGATCTAGCGATAGAGGATGAACTAGTAGCGACAAATCCTAATGCCTCAAAGACTTATATTATGAACGAGCTTCGTTTACATGCTATGCCACCGGGACTAGTACTTGGCATACCGACAGATATTATTCGATTTTTGCAAAGTGATCTCGTAAGTCCAGCGGGTAAACTCGCCGCACTAGCTGATTTACTTAAAGAAGCAACGCCAGCGGAGCGAGATGAATCTCTCGGTGGCTTTCTAGCTAGACGGATTGGGAAAGAACTTGTAGCAAAAATCGCCGAGCCATTACTAGCTGGTATTTATGCTGGCGATCTATATAAGTTAAGTCTTAATGCCACATTCCCACAATTTGCTCAATCAGAGAAGGAATTTGGTAGTGTTATACTTGGATCACGTCATAATAAACGTGTAACTAATGCACAGAATCAAGGTAAAACGCCAGCAACATTTATGACTTTCCGCAATGGTCTAGCAACTATGGTAAATGCGTTAGAGAAGGCGTTATCTAAAATTACAATTAAGCTCAATAGCAAAGTGGAACGTTTCGAAAAAACGGAACAAGGTTATACTGTGCAATTGCAAGACGGAGAACAGTTACAAGCACAAGCAGTTATTGTTACAACGCCAGCATTTGTATCCGATAAATTACTAAGTCCTCATATTAACAGTGAAGCACTAGCTAATATCCGATATGTATCAGTAGCGAACGTAGTAATGGCATTCGACAAATCTAATTTCGATGTAGATTTTGATGGATCAGGATTTTTAGTGCCTCGTTCGGAAGGGTTACATATTACAGCATGTACATGGACATCAAATAAATGGCTACATTCCTCACCTGAGGATAAAGTGTTACTGCGATGTTATGTGGGGCATTCAGAAGATCAACTATCCGTTAAACTCGATGATGAATCATTAATAGCTGCTGTACGCGAAGATATTAGAAGATCGGTGGGCTTAACCGCAGAGCCTTTATTCACAGAGATTACGAGATTGGATCATTCAATGCCACAGTATCCAATCGGACATGTGAATGCTATAAGGGATATGAGAATCGAACTGAGTGAAAAACTGCCAGGAGTTTGGGTAACAGGTGCAGCTTTCGATGGAGTCGGACTACCTGATTGCATTCGCCAAGGGAAAGCAGGAGCTCGAATTATTCTGGACTATTTGGAAGATCATGCAGTGAAAAAACGATTAATATAA
- the hemH gene encoding ferrochelatase yields MVQQKIGVLVMSYGTPQSLDDVEAYYTHIRRGHAPTAEQLKELTERYEAIVGGVFPLRKNTDAQVAGLQNRLNELAPDRYVCYQGLKHAAPLIEDGVEQMAKDDIKQAIGIVLAPHYSVMSVGSYVKRAQEKADELGIKMKFVKSYHLHPKLIEALTDRVNNVYEQLAPLQGDKPVKVLFSAHSLPEKIRELGDPYEHQLMQTSESIAENTEIEDWQFTWQSAGRTHEPWLGPDILDTMEQVAQQGYKAILSAPIGFVSDHLEVLYDLDIEAKEKAAQLGVSFERIAMLNTDPLYMDTLAESVITVSAPLGKE; encoded by the coding sequence ATGGTACAGCAAAAAATAGGGGTATTAGTTATGTCGTACGGTACTCCCCAATCGCTAGATGATGTAGAAGCATATTACACTCATATTCGTCGTGGTCATGCACCTACTGCTGAACAACTTAAAGAATTGACTGAACGCTATGAGGCAATTGTAGGGGGAGTATTCCCATTACGTAAAAATACCGATGCACAAGTAGCGGGATTGCAAAATAGGCTGAATGAACTTGCGCCAGATCGTTATGTTTGTTACCAAGGCTTAAAACATGCAGCACCATTAATCGAAGATGGTGTAGAGCAAATGGCCAAAGATGATATTAAGCAAGCTATCGGCATCGTACTTGCCCCTCATTACTCTGTAATGAGTGTCGGTAGTTATGTAAAGCGTGCACAAGAAAAAGCTGATGAACTAGGTATTAAGATGAAATTCGTAAAGTCATACCATCTTCATCCTAAACTTATCGAAGCACTAACAGATAGAGTGAATAACGTATATGAACAACTTGCACCATTGCAAGGAGATAAGCCAGTAAAAGTGCTTTTCAGCGCACATAGTTTACCTGAGAAGATTAGAGAACTAGGCGATCCGTATGAACACCAATTAATGCAAACATCTGAATCCATTGCTGAAAATACGGAAATCGAAGACTGGCAATTTACATGGCAAAGTGCAGGACGTACGCATGAGCCGTGGTTAGGTCCAGATATATTAGATACGATGGAACAAGTAGCACAACAAGGTTATAAAGCAATATTGTCAGCGCCGATAGGTTTCGTTTCCGATCATCTTGAAGTGTTGTACGATCTTGATATTGAAGCGAAAGAGAAAGCTGCGCAGCTTGGTGTATCGTTCGAACGTATCGCTATGCTAAACACTGACCCGTTATATATGGATACGTTAGCAGAGTCTGTTATTACAGTAAGTGCGCCACTCGGGAAGGAATGA
- the hemE gene encoding uroporphyrinogen decarboxylase — MAYNDLFIRACMKEEVERIPAWYMRQAGRYDPEYRKIKEKYSLLEICKQPELAAEVTMMPVKKLGVDAAILYSDIMNPVASIGIDFDIVANVGPVIHNPIRSAADVAKLKPIDVDKDLSHVIETIKILDRELEVPLITFAGAPFTIASYLIEGRPSKNYLKTKELMYSEPQVWFQLMDKLGDMVITYLRAHIAAGGKAFQLFDSWVGALSPADFRVFVLPTIERIFAELEHISQPKIYFPGVASGELLPELKNVKANVIGLDWRVPISDGRRRLEHQFAVQGNLDPTILQAPQKVIEKYAAEIIDQGIAEPGFIFNLGHGLFPEASLEKLKDLTDYIHSYSEQAIARLVK, encoded by the coding sequence ATGGCTTACAATGACCTATTCATACGAGCATGTATGAAAGAGGAGGTTGAGCGCATTCCTGCATGGTATATGCGTCAAGCTGGTAGGTATGATCCAGAGTACCGGAAAATTAAAGAGAAATATTCACTTCTAGAAATATGTAAGCAACCAGAATTAGCGGCAGAAGTAACGATGATGCCAGTTAAAAAACTAGGTGTAGATGCAGCTATATTATATTCTGATATTATGAATCCAGTAGCATCGATTGGGATTGATTTTGATATTGTTGCTAATGTAGGTCCGGTCATCCACAATCCGATACGTTCAGCTGCTGATGTAGCAAAGTTAAAGCCGATCGATGTAGACAAAGATTTATCTCATGTTATTGAAACGATAAAAATATTAGATCGTGAGCTGGAGGTACCGCTAATTACATTTGCAGGCGCTCCGTTTACAATCGCTAGTTATCTCATTGAAGGTCGTCCTTCTAAAAACTACTTGAAAACAAAAGAATTAATGTACAGCGAGCCACAAGTATGGTTTCAATTGATGGACAAACTAGGTGATATGGTCATTACGTATTTACGTGCTCATATTGCAGCTGGCGGTAAAGCGTTCCAACTATTTGATAGCTGGGTAGGTGCGTTGTCACCTGCCGATTTCAGAGTATTCGTGTTACCGACGATTGAACGTATTTTCGCTGAACTTGAACATATCTCACAACCAAAAATCTATTTCCCTGGTGTAGCTTCTGGTGAGTTGTTGCCTGAACTAAAAAATGTGAAAGCTAATGTTATAGGACTAGATTGGCGTGTTCCGATTTCGGATGGACGTAGAAGATTAGAGCATCAATTTGCAGTACAAGGAAACTTAGACCCGACGATTCTACAAGCTCCGCAAAAAGTTATTGAGAAGTACGCGGCTGAGATTATCGATCAAGGGATTGCAGAACCTGGATTTATTTTCAATTTGGGGCATGGACTTTTCCCAGAAGCGTCTCTTGAGAAGCTGAAGGATCTGACAGACTATATTCATAGTTATTCGGAGCAAGCTATTGCAAGGTTGGTTAAATAG
- a CDS encoding MFS transporter, with the protein MKQWKKNLVVLWFGQFLVMAGMTMIMPFLTLYLQNELGVTDPHKIGIWAGVIFAGNFVTAFLFQPLWGKLSDRYGRKLMLLRSGFGMAIVMVLMGFATSPWHLLLLRLLNGVISGFNPASVALVSATTPKNKLGFAMGMLQSGGIAGTILGPLIGGILADSIGYRPIFYVTGISICIASLLCLFIVKESFDRKQAATEVQMTVIEGLKKIIYIPQIAALFAVTLLIQFANMSPMTLIPLYIQELSPNVANIAFLAGLVASATGLSNMLASPILGKLGDRVGSEKILAYSLIGAAISFIPQALADTVWHLLIARFFLGFFLGGLVPTVNSLLAKFSPAGMATRTFSFNTSMISLGNVIAPIAGGFFSGWIGIKGLFITSAILMGLNGVWVWFALLHKRQINQSNQ; encoded by the coding sequence ATGAAACAATGGAAAAAGAATCTTGTTGTATTATGGTTTGGCCAATTTCTCGTTATGGCTGGCATGACGATGATTATGCCTTTTCTTACGTTATATTTGCAAAATGAGCTAGGTGTCACAGATCCTCATAAAATCGGAATATGGGCTGGTGTAATTTTTGCAGGAAATTTCGTAACTGCTTTTTTATTTCAGCCACTTTGGGGAAAGCTGTCCGATCGTTACGGACGTAAGTTAATGTTACTTCGCTCTGGATTCGGTATGGCAATTGTGATGGTTCTCATGGGATTCGCAACAAGCCCTTGGCATTTGTTGTTACTCCGCTTACTTAACGGCGTAATCTCCGGCTTTAATCCAGCATCTGTAGCATTAGTCTCTGCCACTACACCAAAGAATAAGCTAGGATTCGCTATGGGAATGCTGCAATCTGGAGGAATTGCAGGTACAATTCTTGGTCCACTTATTGGTGGAATTCTTGCAGACTCTATTGGCTACCGTCCAATTTTCTATGTGACTGGTATTTCAATATGTATCGCGTCATTACTTTGTTTGTTTATTGTGAAAGAATCTTTTGATCGTAAGCAAGCTGCGACTGAAGTACAGATGACAGTAATTGAAGGTCTTAAAAAGATTATATATATTCCGCAAATTGCTGCATTATTTGCGGTTACATTGCTTATTCAATTCGCTAATATGAGCCCGATGACCTTGATTCCGCTTTACATACAAGAGTTAAGTCCTAATGTTGCTAATATCGCTTTTCTTGCTGGGCTTGTTGCATCAGCGACCGGATTATCTAATATGCTCGCCTCACCTATATTAGGTAAATTAGGTGATCGTGTCGGTTCAGAAAAAATATTAGCATATAGTCTTATCGGCGCCGCCATTAGCTTTATTCCACAAGCACTTGCTGATACCGTATGGCACTTGCTTATTGCTAGATTTTTTCTCGGATTTTTCCTTGGTGGTCTAGTACCTACCGTTAATTCTTTGCTAGCAAAATTTTCACCAGCTGGAATGGCAACACGAACGTTTAGTTTTAATACTAGTATGATTAGTCTAGGAAATGTTATTGCCCCTATCGCAGGAGGTTTCTTCTCCGGTTGGATCGGAATCAAAGGATTGTTTATTACATCTGCCATTCTAATGGGACTTAATGGAGTGTGGGTATGGTTTGCACTTCTCCACAAACGGCAAATCAATCAAAGTAATCAATAA
- a CDS encoding ROK family protein — protein sequence MDNKSLSEIKIRIFNYIAERSDISKFDLQRLLSLSSSSLGRVLQEMVEEQLLIQSGYGPSSGGRKPILYNINAHYGYIIGIEISRFYAVLGLFDMKLNAKALTRWRMDSTMNPYTFIEYIDQTISSFCNDHQITKEKIIGIGIGAVGPLDRNQGMIINPKYYSAEGWNNIAITTLIEDKIGIKAVLDNGTDCAALGEQLAFRTQGSVADHLLYINVGVGLRSAMISGGHLVQGIYDREGAFGQMIIKAGDAPVLNGCNPGALENYVSIPVLVEQVKKKIRLGRTLLSNQSPVNDKDVDFDLLIRELRLENPFITELFQQSATYLGIGVANLINIFQPNKVILGGSLINSYKEYAQLVAQTAELYTYNFPSYQTQFTQGILMEDAVATGAALLVRNRLS from the coding sequence ATGGACAATAAAAGTTTATCAGAAATAAAAATACGAATTTTTAACTATATCGCTGAACGAAGTGATATTTCAAAATTCGACCTTCAACGACTATTAAGCCTTTCTAGTTCCTCATTAGGGAGAGTACTACAAGAAATGGTTGAGGAACAATTATTAATTCAGTCTGGATATGGGCCATCAAGTGGTGGGAGAAAACCTATTCTTTATAATATAAATGCTCATTATGGATATATTATTGGAATTGAAATTTCCCGATTTTATGCGGTACTTGGATTATTTGATATGAAGTTGAATGCAAAGGCATTAACAAGATGGAGAATGGATAGCACAATGAATCCATATACCTTTATTGAATATATAGATCAAACGATAAGTTCCTTTTGCAATGATCATCAAATTACTAAAGAAAAGATCATTGGTATAGGTATTGGAGCAGTTGGACCTTTAGATCGAAATCAAGGAATGATCATTAATCCAAAGTATTATAGCGCTGAAGGTTGGAACAATATTGCAATCACAACTTTAATAGAAGACAAAATCGGAATAAAAGCAGTACTTGATAACGGAACGGATTGTGCAGCACTTGGTGAACAGCTTGCATTTCGCACACAGGGGAGTGTAGCAGATCATTTGTTATATATTAATGTAGGAGTAGGTTTACGTTCGGCTATGATCTCAGGGGGACATTTAGTACAGGGAATCTACGATCGAGAGGGTGCATTTGGTCAGATGATCATTAAAGCTGGGGATGCTCCTGTACTTAATGGTTGTAATCCAGGTGCACTAGAGAATTATGTTTCTATACCTGTGTTAGTAGAACAGGTGAAAAAGAAAATTAGGTTGGGACGTACATTATTGTCTAATCAGTCTCCAGTTAATGATAAGGATGTAGACTTTGATCTGTTAATTAGAGAATTACGTTTAGAAAACCCATTTATAACAGAGCTATTTCAGCAGTCAGCTACTTATCTGGGTATTGGCGTTGCTAATTTAATAAACATTTTTCAGCCTAATAAAGTTATTCTTGGAGGTTCACTAATTAACTCTTATAAGGAATATGCACAATTAGTAGCGCAGACAGCTGAGCTGTATACGTACAATTTCCCTTCATATCAAACACAATTTACTCAAGGTATATTAATGGAGGATGCTGTTGCGACAGGAGCTGCATTACTAGTTCGTAATCGATTAAGTTAA
- a CDS encoding chromate transporter, whose translation MSKFPTNLESNQDKVSRNKQLLLIFWTFLKISPVSFGGGYSLIPSIEKEVVEKQKWMSMKEIGDVFAVAQSAPGAIAINSAIFIGYRLNGFLGAIVALLGTLLPTFIIMLVLSIFFLSIQEAPKIQAAFLSIRTTIVALIVYAALKMGKESIIDFTSTILVAGTIFTLYFFSSIVHPIIIIIACGCIGIIVKFAKHKWLSSTNTNKLDTIPENQYYDYMI comes from the coding sequence ATGAGTAAATTCCCAACGAACTTAGAATCAAATCAGGATAAAGTTTCTAGAAACAAACAATTATTACTTATCTTTTGGACTTTTCTAAAAATTAGTCCTGTCTCATTTGGCGGGGGGTATTCGCTCATACCTAGTATTGAAAAAGAAGTAGTAGAAAAACAAAAGTGGATGTCAATGAAAGAAATCGGAGATGTCTTCGCCGTTGCTCAATCCGCACCAGGTGCTATTGCCATTAACTCTGCTATTTTTATAGGCTATCGACTTAATGGTTTTTTAGGTGCTATTGTTGCTCTGCTCGGAACGCTACTTCCTACTTTTATTATTATGCTTGTCCTCTCTATATTCTTTTTATCTATTCAGGAAGCACCAAAAATACAAGCAGCTTTTTTATCTATACGTACTACAATCGTCGCTTTAATTGTCTATGCAGCATTAAAGATGGGGAAAGAATCCATTATAGATTTTACAAGTACTATATTGGTAGCAGGGACTATCTTTACACTCTATTTTTTCAGTTCAATTGTTCATCCTATTATAATAATCATCGCATGTGGCTGTATCGGAATTATCGTTAAATTCGCTAAACATAAATGGCTATCATCTACGAACACTAACAAATTAGATACAATTCCAGAAAATCAATATTATGACTATATGATCTAG
- a CDS encoding chromate transporter codes for MSELIQLFIIFFMIGCVSFGGGYSMIPLMQTEIVNRYQWLTMDQFSDVVAVAGMSPGPIATNMAISIGYMHLQLPGAIVATIGMVLPSLLCIILLAVFYNVVSKNEIWANALYGIRAAVTGFIFYSAIIFTKNNGVFSSDVSYTLSQIFIFIGSLVALMYFKKHPIYVIVVSGLVGVALYS; via the coding sequence ATGAGTGAATTAATTCAACTGTTTATCATATTTTTTATGATTGGTTGTGTATCTTTTGGTGGTGGCTATTCCATGATACCGTTAATGCAAACCGAAATAGTGAATCGCTATCAGTGGTTAACGATGGATCAATTTTCAGATGTTGTAGCTGTTGCTGGAATGAGCCCTGGTCCTATTGCTACTAATATGGCAATCTCAATTGGCTATATGCATTTACAGCTTCCAGGAGCTATAGTAGCTACTATCGGAATGGTATTACCATCCCTTCTATGTATTATTTTGCTGGCAGTTTTTTATAATGTAGTATCAAAAAATGAAATCTGGGCAAATGCTTTATATGGCATTCGTGCTGCAGTAACAGGCTTTATCTTCTACTCGGCCATCATTTTCACTAAAAACAATGGTGTTTTCTCTTCAGATGTTTCATATACATTGAGTCAAATATTTATCTTTATCGGATCTCTAGTTGCATTAATGTATTTCAAAAAACACCCAATATATGTTATTGTCGTTTCAGGACTCGTTGGGGTTGCATTATATAGCTAA